ATTCATGCGATCGCCAAAACTCAAAGTTCTATTTCCCTTGAGTGTTGGGCAGGTTGGGATTCAACAGTATTCAAATCGTCTGCCATTTGACGCCAAAATTCAACATCTTCAAATCGAATTCCTTGAGCTAGAACTAAATGCTCCCCACGCACTCTCAGCAATTCTCCTCTACCAGATGCTCTCAAAGAAGATACAGAAACCCCTTCAACATTTGTGACAATTAGCTGGTAAACCTCGGCAACGGAAATAATAGTCAAATCATCCGTTTCTTCTACCCCTTCATCCCCTAAGTTCAGTTTGTATTCAAATACCTTTTGGGCAATTGGTAAAATCAATTCAGCTTGTTTAACTTGTTCACGCTCTAAAGTAAACATTAACGGTTCAATAGTTGAGTTGGAATTATTGCCTAAAACTTGAACTTCACTCAACAGTTCAGGTGCTTCCTGAGTGAGTTTTATCTTTAACTTTTCTGCATCTAAATTAGATAAAGGATTTTGAACTTCACCCTCTAAATTAATCTTGAATACCAAGTGATGATCGACTTGAGAAACCACTCGAATTGATTCTCCTTGCTGCGATAATATTGTCCAATCTTCCATAAACTCTAACCGTTCTAATCCCTTAAATTGATGATGCTCTTTTAATAAAAGATCCGCCAATAATCTTTCCAGTTCTAATCGTTGTTCAGGGGAACTGCCAACTTCAATCAAACCTTCTCCCTCTTTTGAATCTTGGGGATCATCCTCTAATCTAACTTGCTCGGAGTCTTCAGCATAGTCTGAGTCATTTATTCCCGACTCAATGAGTGCTTCGGAGTTAGTTTCTGGAGAAACTGGAGTTGCTACTCCTGACTGATAAACTGGTAGGAGAGAACTAAATCTTCTGGGTTTTCGAGATTGAGACAAAGATAGATCTTGAAGGGTAGGACGAGCAACTTGGCGATCGCTTTGGGAAGATAACTCGATAAAATGGGCAGCATTGGTCTTAAGCAAACTAATCTGAGCATAAGCATATTTTTCCTTAGATAAAGATATAGAAATATCTAAAGCCGCTAGACAACCGTGATAGAAATCTTGAGTTTCAGTAGCAGGAACACAAGCTAATACATTTTCATCAAGATCTGTAGACCGTCCTTTTTGTTGCAGTTGAGCAATAGACGCTGAGGATAATCGATGAATTGCCGTTGAAGGGTTCGGCTGTTGGCTGGGAGGATTATCTAGGTTGATAAAAGTTGCAACTCTAGCCTCTAAGTCTTTTAGAGTTTCTATCCCCTGCTCTTGATCGATCAGTTTAACACCCCAATCTAACCCAACCAGTAATCCTTGATAAAAATCTTGAGTTTCTCCAGCCAAATTAGAATCCGTTGCAATTTTTTCAAAAAAGGCTAATCCAATTTGTTGAAGTTGGTAGATCGATTGGGGAGAAAATCGCTGCATCTGCCTTGTCAGCATAAATCTTATATTTCCCGATAATTGGCTCATCCCTCAACCTATCACGACGACAAGCTTTCCTAGTCCATCTTCAGGACTAAACCTACCCGAGTTGAATTCAGAAATAGGGCAGATGGAATAATTCATTCTTTTCCCCTAGCTTAAAAAGAAAAAATTAACCAAAATCCCGCCTTTAGAATGTTCTGAATGACTATAAATCTAAAAATTTCGATTCGCTTCAACATCTTCTCCCAGGATATGAGATATTATTAACACTCACGGAGAATTTATTATATTTTTCCAGCAAAATATTCTGAAATATTCATCTTAAATCGATATGTGTATAATCCTAACTGTAGCTCTAAATTCCTTTTTAAATCGCAACATGAGCGTGCTAGTGGAGAATAGCCGATGACCCAGACAAAAGTGATTTCGCTGTTCAACCAAGCTGGCGGTGTGGGCAAGACAACAATTACGCTCAACTTAGGCTACCACCTAGCTCAACGAGGGAATAGAATTTTGCTGATTGATCTCGATCCGCAAGCTTCTTTAACCTTATTTATGGGCTTTGACCCTCAGAGCTTGGAAAAAACGGTATTTGATGCCATTGTGAATGAAGAACCTCTCTTCATCCAAAAAGAAGTTCATCGCATGGATCTAGCCCCTACCAATATTAATCTCAGTGTGGCAGAAATCCAATTGGTGAATATGGACTTTCGAGAAGTTCGTCTCAAAGATGCCCTAGAACCCATTCGAGAAAACTATGATTTTATTTTGATTGACTGTCCGCCTAGCTTAGGATTATTAAGCTACATTAGCCTTGTCGCTGCCACCCATGTTTTAGTCCCCATTGAAACTCATTACAAAGCGTTTGAAGGAACCAACCTACTTTTGCAAACGGTCGCCAGAGTCCGAAAAAAAGGAAATCGCTCTTTGCAGATTGCTGGATTTGTTCCCTCTCGCTATGCTGCCACCAACTCCCAGGATAAACGCACTTTAAACGCGATTCAAGAACAATTTTCCACCGTGGCAACAGTTTATGAGCCGATTCCTCGCTTAACTGCTTTTGTTGATGCTTCTGAACAGCAGGTTCCCCTAGCTGTCTATGACGCTAGAAATGGAGTGGTTAAAATATTAGATCGTTTAGCTGCCAAGATGGAGAAACTCAATGCCAAATAAAAGTAATCAGCCTTACAAAGGAAAAGCAAACTTAACGGTCTTGTTCGGCGATGACGAAGCTGAAAGTCTACCTAACAGTTCAGTTCCTTTTGATGCTATTCAGCTTCCAGCTACTCAACCCCGCCGCTATTTTGATCCTCAAGCGATGCAGTGCTTAGTTGAGTCTGTCAAAATTGATGGAATTCTTCAACCGCTATTAGTTCGCCCTTTATCGAATGGAAAGTATGAGTTAGTTGCCGGAGAAAGACGCTTAAGAGCGGCGAAAGAAGTGGGGTTGAAAGAAGTTCCTGTCATCATTAAAGAACTGACAGAACAACAAGCTTTACAAATTGCTTTGGTTGAAAACCTGCAACGAGAAGATCTTAACCCCGTTGAAGAAACAGAAGGGATTTTAGGGCTACTCGCTAATCGACTAGATTGTTCTATACAGGAAGCTGAACGCCTTCTATATCGAATGCAAAATCAAACACTTCGAGATAATGATAACGTTATCATTCAACCTGAATCTGAAGTTGTCGCCCAACTTTTTCAAGACTTAGGCAAGATGTCTTGGGAGTCTTTTATTAGTAATCGGCTGCCTCTGTTGAAGCTTCCTGAAGAAGTTTTAGCAAGTTTACGAGAAGGCAAAATTGAATATACTAAAGCTCGTGCGATCGCTAAAGTCAAAGATGAACAGGCACGAGTTACTTTACTGGAAACAGCAATTGCAGAAAATTTGTCTTTAACTCAAATCAAAGCTCAAATTTCCGCGCTCAAATCAGAATCTCAATCCGCACCCCCCGAAGATTCTCTTCAAACTCGAATTAAAGTCGCACTCACACAAGTCAATAAGTCAAAAGCTTGGAGCGATCCGAAAAAGCAAAAGCGTCTCCAAAAACTTTTAGTAGACTTAGAATCCCTGTTATCTAGCTAAGAAAAGAAATTGGAATCAACAACTATCGTTAGATATAAACTGAGGGAAATTTAATATTCTTTTAAAAATGCTCCAGAATCAATGGGGCATTATTTATTTTTATGGTTTCTATTTAAAAAGCGGAAACAAAAGATAGGCACGAAACCGGATGATCGGTTCCTAGATTAACGGCTTTTTTTTAAACCCCCAACTTTTTTAATAAATCAGCTTTAAGGTAGAACTTTCTTAATCTATGCCATTGCTAATTTAGGATCTTAGATAGAAAAAGCAACTTCAACCTACCTTTTCCTTCTGAGTAACTTCGATATAAAGGAAGCGACCAATTATGGCATCAATTAAGATCCTCAAACCCAAGCTGCTTTCAGGGACAACTTCTTCCCAAGCTGCCATTGAGCATTTCACTCGATTTCAGAAAAAGCTAAAAAGTTTAATTGACCTCTGGAGCAACTACCCGCCCAATGATGCACTTTCTACTTTAAGAAAACAAGATTTAGAGTGGCTAATTTCAATGGCAGAACACTATCGGCTTCGTATCCAACCTTCATCTCAATCTCTGGAATTTTGGCAAGGTTATCAAGATGGGAAAAAAAGTAGACGAACCATTCCGGCTCCTGACTCTCGATCCTTAGCTCCAATCTTGCTAAAATCTGTGAATTCCAGCAAAAGCGAGCAAATCTATGCACTGGGTGTGCGCCTGGGATGGTGCTATGTGCGATTAAAAAACTACTTACTCCGGGTTACAAAAGAGCAAAAACTAAACGCTGCCAAACAATTAAAAAATTCCCAACCGATTTTATCTATCATTCAAGAAATTCAGGCCATGGATAATACAGACTCCCTTGTCAGTTGGGGAGGGTTAGCCGAAAGGAGATTCAATTCATGAAAGATAGACCCAGCCAAATTTTGGCAGCCGATCAGGAAACGGATACCTTATTGATTTTGGAAACCATTTTAACCGAGGAAGGATATTCTGTTAACACCAGTTCATATGGAAAAGAAGCGATCGCCTCTATCAACGCCCACCCTCCCGATTTAATTCTATGGGACGTGATGATGCCAGATGCAGACGGCTATGAAGTCACTTACAAAATTCGTTCTACCCCTCAATTGCCCTTCATTCCCATTGTCCTTCTCGCGCCAGATCCCTCCATTCCTTCTACCAATGGATTAGAATTGGGAGCCGATGATTTTCTGTGGAAACCCATTCAAGTTAACGAATTACTCGCCCGTGTCCGCAACTTGCTCCGTCTCAAACATAGCCTCGATTCAATGCGAGAGATGGCTTTAGCCCGTGAAGATTTTGTTTCTCGCCTAACCCATGATTTGCGTAACCCTCTAATTGCTGCCCAACAAATGCTGACTTTACTAGGGCAAGGGAAATTTGGCACCTTATCCCCCCCAGTAAAAGAGGCTCTCCAGACCATCGCGGTTAGCAATGACAACCTAATTACCCTCGTCAATACCCTCCTAGAAGTGCATCGATTTGAAGCGGGTTGCAAACCAATGGCTATCACAACTTTTGATCTTTATAAACTCATTAAGGAAGTGGTTAAAGAGCAAGAGGCACTTGCGGTCAGCAAAAACTTACGCTTAATTTTTGAAACCCAACAACAGTTTTTTCGGATTCAAGGCGATCGCTTAGAACTGCGCCGAGTTTTGACTAATTTAGTGAGTAATGCGATTAAGTTTACCGAGCGCGGTCAAGTCAAGATCACTGTTGAGTACAAAGCTCAGAGCGTTTCGATTCACGTAGAAGATACAGGCCCCGGAATCACAGAATCAGAGCAAAATGCAATCTTTGAACGCTTTCGCACTGGAAATCAGAAAGGAGCCGGAAGTGGTTTAGGGTTACATCTGTCTCAGCGTATTGCAAAAGCCCATTCGGGTTGTTTAGAAGTGACCTCACAACTGGGGGTTGGAAGTATTTTTACGTTGTGTCTCCCTCGGAACCAAAATTACTAACGTTAAAGATTAACCCTCCAAATGTGCTTTTAATCTCAAATTAGTATTAATGGAGAAACTTATGAATCGAGTGAGTATTGTGTTAATTGAAGATCATCACTTAACTCGTGTGGGAATTAAAGCAGCGTTGGAGGATTGTGAAGAAATCAAGTTTATCGCGGAAGCTAGTAATGGATTACAAGGAATCACACTATTGGAGAAAACGCTACCCGATGTTGCCATTATTGATTTAGGATTACCTGGATTAGTTGATGGCATTGAATTAACTAAACGGTTTAAGGAGTATGTGCAAACCCGTCAGCTTAATCCCTCAATCAGCCAACCTAAAGTTTTAATTTTAACCTCGCAAGATCAAGAAGAATCCATTTTAGCCGCGTTTGCAGCCGGAGCAGATTCTTACTGTATGAAAGATCTGAAATTTGAAAAACTGCTAGAAGCAATACTGGAAACTCACCGAGGAGCGAACTGGATTGACCCGTCTATTGCACGAATTGTTTTAGCTCGACTTAATAATCCGTTTAAAGAAGTTGTTGGTTCTAGTGCTATTCCGACCGTATCGATTCATGGGTTAAAACCAGAGGATAACGAGTTATTACAATCTAATCCACTAACCCGACGAGAAAATGAAATTATTGAACTGATTGTCGAAGGGTATGGCAATGAAGAAATTGCCGAGCAATTATTTATATCAATGGGAACTGTGAAAACTCATGTCCGTAATATTTTGAATAAGTTAGCGTGTGATGATCGCACCCAAGCTGCTGTCCGAGCTTTGCGAGCTGGTTTAGTGAATTAGCTCTATTATCTCAGAATTAACGCTCCTCGATTACTGAATCATTATGACCGTGCTGGACAGAAAGCTAAATATAGGGGAGAAATCTTCCCATCACAGCAACCTGTAGGTAATTATGGAATTGACACTCCCACCCCTGCGCTACGCTAAAGGGGTGGGATTCTCGTATCTAGTCCAGTCAAGCAGAGACAGTTGAATATACTCNTCTTTTGAATTTTTTCAGAGTGACAGAAGGGGAAATGTTAAAGGTATTATCGCCATAGATTTAATGAGGTGGGAATGATGATTAAAAATGAATTAGAGTACCAAGTTAGTCAAGAATGGTTAGAGAAGTTTGAAAAATCTATAGCCGCAATAGAAAAGGATGAAGATAGCAAAAAGAATGACCATGAGCGATGGAAAATGAACCGAGAGACATTACAATGTCATTTAGAGAAATTGCAAGCAGAAATTGCTGAATATGACAGGCTAACATCCCATGATAGCCACACGCCGATAGTATTAACACTTGATGATATTGATTATTTACCTCAAATCTTGATTAGAGCTAGAATGGCAGCCAAACTAAGTCAGAAAGAATTAGCAGATTTAGCTGGGTTGACAGAAGAACAAATTAAACGTTATGAAGATAACGACTATGAAGATGCTAGCTTTATGGATGTAAGATTTGTAATTGATGCGCTGGATATCCAAATTCAAAAAGGTGAGTTTCTTGTTCCTTTAGATACGCTTAGAAGAACACCAGTTACTCAAGAGGAATTATTGTCCTCAAGCCACCATTCTCTCAGCCGAAGCGACGGATAATTAAGCAGGTTTAAGGGGAAATAGCGATCGCTATGTGTGTAAACATCACTACTGATAAGAGGCTGTTTATTAGATAAAACCAACTGAGGTGATTCAGCTATCTTTAAGAATTGAGATGGGTCTTGAAGTCGGAGATGATAGAGTGCCAGTTAATGCAGATAAACCCCATTTGTGGAAACCGGATATAGCCCAGTCAGTAGACTTCTACAATCATTGGTTTATGCAGTTTGCTCCTCAAGCTTACCGCGATACTCGCATTGCCACAACTAAACAAGTCGAATCGGCTTTAATGTGGACAGAGAATCTTACGAATATTACGCCTGCTATATTGCAACAGTATCCGTCTGTCCTTCCTATCCTTCGCATGGCAACAGCACCGCCTATTGCACGAGATCGCCTGATAGGTTTAGCTGGAGTATCATCCAACCTAGTCAAGAATATGGAAGAAAAACAGCGAATTCCACCTAGGATAGACAGGGAAACTTTGGATAATGAACTGAGAAAAATTGGTAAAATCATTGCGCGACTTGCAGACAAAGACATCTTTTCATGGTTGAATACAGAACGGCAACCAACGGATACAGAAGTTAATAGAGCAGCGATCATTGTTGCAGATCGTCTCTGTGGTACTATTTCTGACCCAATTATTCGCAACGCTCAGGAGCGCAGACAGTTAGCTACGATTAGACAATGGCTAGAGCAGCGCGGCTACTCGTATATTGGGGGAGGAACCCGATTAAGTTTCGAGAGAATGCAGCCAGGAACTTTTTCGTTTCGGCTCAATATTCCCATCCTTTTGCAAGGAGGTACTAAACAAATTAATATTCCAATTGATATCGTAATTCAACCCATTCAGTCTAGCCCCAGCCAGCTACCGCTTTTAATTGAAGCAAAATCTGCTGGAGACTATACTAATCCCAATAAGCGACGGAAAGAAGAAGCAGTCAAAATGGCTCAATTACGCAATAACTATGGTAATAATGTTCGCTTTATTCTGTTTCTTTGCGGTTATTTCGATAGTGGTTATTTGGGTTATGAAGCTGCTGAAGGAATTGACTGGGTATGGGAACATCGAATAGAAGACTTGGTATTGTTTGGGATATGAACTTAACTACAACAGAATCAATTCGGGTATTGCGACAGTTGCAACTCGATAGTGCGAAAACCCAAACAGACCGAAATAAGTTGGGCCAATTTTCCACGCCTACAGCCCTGGCAGTAGATATTTTGAAATATGCTAAAACGTTATTACCATCTGACCCGCAAATTCGTTTTCTTGACCCAGCTTTTGGGACGGGAGCATTTTACTCCGCATTATTGCAGCAATTTCCCCTATCGCAAATTGTAGAAGCGATCGCATACGAAATTGACCCTCACTATGGAAATGAAGCGATCAAACTTTGGTGTGATAAGCCACTTCAGCTAAATATTGCAGATTTTACCAAGGCTGTACCACCCAATTCTGACGAGATTAAAGCTAATTTGCTGATTTGCAATCCTCCGTACACCCGACATCATCATTTGAGTCGAGTTGAAAAGCTGCGGTTGCAACGGGTAACAGAACAGATAGCGGGAATAAAACTTAGTCAGTTGGCTAGTCTTTACTGTTATTTTTTGTGTCTTTCAGATGCTTGGATAACAACTGATGGGTTAGCAGGATGGCTGATTCCGACCGGATTTATGGATGTGAATTACGGACAGCCCATTAAAGATTATCTGCTCAACTGCGTTAGTTTACTGCGAATTCATTGTTTCGATCCGGTGGACGTACAATTTGAGGATGCGTTGGTATCGTCCGCAGTTGTTTGGTTTAAGAAAGCTTTGCCACCAGTTAACCATGCTGTTGAATTTACCTATGGGGGAAGTTTGACAGAACCGAAGATGTCCGTAATGATGTCGGTAGAATCGCTACGCGGTGCAACTAAGTGGACTAAGTTCGGGTTGATGTCGGAGCGGGTGATTTCTCAGGAGCAGTCTTTGAGGCTGAAGGATTTATTCACCATCAAACGAGGGTTGGCGACAGGAGCAAATGATTTTTTTGTGTTGAAACCAAAACAAATTTCTGCATATCAATTGCCGATGGAATTTCTTAAGCCCGTTTTGCCCAGCCCTCGACTGTTACCAGTGGATGAAGTTAAAGCCGATGATTTAGGAAATCCAATTCTTGATCGTCAGCTTTTTCTGCTCTCGTGCGAGTTGTCCCCAGATGAAGTGAAAGCTAAGTATCCTAAACTTTGGGAATATTTGCAGATGGGGGTAGAGCAGGGTATTTGCGATCGCTATCTCTGCAAGCATCGCTCTCCCTGGTATTCTCAAGAAAAGCGTCCTCCTTCTCCATTTCTATGTACTTATATGGGTCGTCAGAATACTGGTAGAGGTAGACCTTTTCGATTTATCCTCAATCATTCAAGGGCGACAGCTACCAATGTTTATTTGATGCTCTATCCTAAACCCGTTCTTGCTAAAGTGCTTTTAGAGAAGCCAGAATTGGTGAAACAGGT
The sequence above is a segment of the Planktothrix tepida PCC 9214 genome. Coding sequences within it:
- a CDS encoding ParA family protein; the protein is MTQTKVISLFNQAGGVGKTTITLNLGYHLAQRGNRILLIDLDPQASLTLFMGFDPQSLEKTVFDAIVNEEPLFIQKEVHRMDLAPTNINLSVAEIQLVNMDFREVRLKDALEPIRENYDFILIDCPPSLGLLSYISLVAATHVLVPIETHYKAFEGTNLLLQTVARVRKKGNRSLQIAGFVPSRYAATNSQDKRTLNAIQEQFSTVATVYEPIPRLTAFVDASEQQVPLAVYDARNGVVKILDRLAAKMEKLNAK
- a CDS encoding ParB/RepB/Spo0J family partition protein, which translates into the protein MPNKSNQPYKGKANLTVLFGDDEAESLPNSSVPFDAIQLPATQPRRYFDPQAMQCLVESVKIDGILQPLLVRPLSNGKYELVAGERRLRAAKEVGLKEVPVIIKELTEQQALQIALVENLQREDLNPVEETEGILGLLANRLDCSIQEAERLLYRMQNQTLRDNDNVIIQPESEVVAQLFQDLGKMSWESFISNRLPLLKLPEEVLASLREGKIEYTKARAIAKVKDEQARVTLLETAIAENLSLTQIKAQISALKSESQSAPPEDSLQTRIKVALTQVNKSKAWSDPKKQKRLQKLLVDLESLLSS
- a CDS encoding ATP-binding response regulator translates to MKDRPSQILAADQETDTLLILETILTEEGYSVNTSSYGKEAIASINAHPPDLILWDVMMPDADGYEVTYKIRSTPQLPFIPIVLLAPDPSIPSTNGLELGADDFLWKPIQVNELLARVRNLLRLKHSLDSMREMALAREDFVSRLTHDLRNPLIAAQQMLTLLGQGKFGTLSPPVKEALQTIAVSNDNLITLVNTLLEVHRFEAGCKPMAITTFDLYKLIKEVVKEQEALAVSKNLRLIFETQQQFFRIQGDRLELRRVLTNLVSNAIKFTERGQVKITVEYKAQSVSIHVEDTGPGITESEQNAIFERFRTGNQKGAGSGLGLHLSQRIAKAHSGCLEVTSQLGVGSIFTLCLPRNQNY
- a CDS encoding LuxR C-terminal-related transcriptional regulator, with the protein product MNRVSIVLIEDHHLTRVGIKAALEDCEEIKFIAEASNGLQGITLLEKTLPDVAIIDLGLPGLVDGIELTKRFKEYVQTRQLNPSISQPKVLILTSQDQEESILAAFAAGADSYCMKDLKFEKLLEAILETHRGANWIDPSIARIVLARLNNPFKEVVGSSAIPTVSIHGLKPEDNELLQSNPLTRRENEIIELIVEGYGNEEIAEQLFISMGTVKTHVRNILNKLACDDRTQAAVRALRAGLVN
- a CDS encoding helix-turn-helix domain-containing protein yields the protein MMIKNELEYQVSQEWLEKFEKSIAAIEKDEDSKKNDHERWKMNRETLQCHLEKLQAEIAEYDRLTSHDSHTPIVLTLDDIDYLPQILIRARMAAKLSQKELADLAGLTEEQIKRYEDNDYEDASFMDVRFVIDALDIQIQKGEFLVPLDTLRRTPVTQEELLSSSHHSLSRSDG
- a CDS encoding XamI family restriction endonuclease, giving the protein MIQLSLRIEMGLEVGDDRVPVNADKPHLWKPDIAQSVDFYNHWFMQFAPQAYRDTRIATTKQVESALMWTENLTNITPAILQQYPSVLPILRMATAPPIARDRLIGLAGVSSNLVKNMEEKQRIPPRIDRETLDNELRKIGKIIARLADKDIFSWLNTERQPTDTEVNRAAIIVADRLCGTISDPIIRNAQERRQLATIRQWLEQRGYSYIGGGTRLSFERMQPGTFSFRLNIPILLQGGTKQINIPIDIVIQPIQSSPSQLPLLIEAKSAGDYTNPNKRRKEEAVKMAQLRNNYGNNVRFILFLCGYFDSGYLGYEAAEGIDWVWEHRIEDLVLFGI
- a CDS encoding Eco57I restriction-modification methylase domain-containing protein, whose product is MNLTTTESIRVLRQLQLDSAKTQTDRNKLGQFSTPTALAVDILKYAKTLLPSDPQIRFLDPAFGTGAFYSALLQQFPLSQIVEAIAYEIDPHYGNEAIKLWCDKPLQLNIADFTKAVPPNSDEIKANLLICNPPYTRHHHLSRVEKLRLQRVTEQIAGIKLSQLASLYCYFLCLSDAWITTDGLAGWLIPTGFMDVNYGQPIKDYLLNCVSLLRIHCFDPVDVQFEDALVSSAVVWFKKALPPVNHAVEFTYGGSLTEPKMSVMMSVESLRGATKWTKFGLMSERVISQEQSLRLKDLFTIKRGLATGANDFFVLKPKQISAYQLPMEFLKPVLPSPRLLPVDEVKADDLGNPILDRQLFLLSCELSPDEVKAKYPKLWEYLQMGVEQGICDRYLCKHRSPWYSQEKRPPSPFLCTYMGRQNTGRGRPFRFILNHSRATATNVYLMLYPKPVLAKVLLEKPELVKQVWEVLDRISDEALMSEGRVYGGGLHKLEPRELGNALAGKIVEVLSKQPVD